A section of the Paenibacillus yonginensis genome encodes:
- a CDS encoding LamB/YcsF family protein: protein MRMVDLNCDMGESFGAYKLGRDEEILKYVTSANIACGFHGGDQATMRKTVKLALEHGVAIGVHPGLQDLIGFGRRDMDISPQEAYDLVVYQIGALWAFVKAEGARLQHVKAHGNLYNMAARNAALAEAIAEAVYKVDPELILYGLAGSELIKAGSKAGLRTASEVFSDRTYQSDGSLTSRRLPDSMITDEEVSLKQVIRMVSEGKVLSQQKVDVPIQADTICVHGDGVHAVEFASKIRTSLEAAGITVQAPGKTTGLNA, encoded by the coding sequence ATGAGAATGGTGGATTTGAACTGTGATATGGGGGAAAGCTTCGGCGCTTACAAGCTGGGCAGAGACGAGGAGATATTAAAATATGTGACGTCCGCTAACATTGCCTGCGGGTTCCACGGCGGCGATCAGGCGACGATGCGCAAGACGGTCAAGCTGGCTTTGGAGCATGGTGTTGCTATCGGTGTGCATCCGGGCCTGCAGGACCTGATCGGCTTTGGCCGCCGGGATATGGATATTTCGCCCCAAGAGGCTTATGACCTTGTAGTTTACCAGATTGGCGCCTTATGGGCCTTCGTTAAAGCGGAAGGAGCCCGCCTGCAGCATGTGAAGGCGCATGGGAATTTGTACAACATGGCCGCCAGAAATGCCGCGCTGGCTGAAGCTATTGCCGAAGCAGTGTATAAGGTCGATCCCGAGCTGATTCTGTACGGCCTGGCCGGCAGTGAACTGATCAAGGCGGGGTCGAAGGCGGGGCTTCGTACTGCCAGTGAAGTTTTTTCCGACCGTACCTATCAATCCGACGGTTCCTTGACCTCCCGCCGGCTGCCTGATTCGATGATCACGGACGAAGAGGTGTCGCTCAAGCAGGTGATCCGTATGGTTTCGGAAGGCAAGGTGCTGTCGCAGCAAAAGGTGGATGTGCCGATTCAGGCCGATACCATCTGTGTGCATGGCGATGGCGTGCATGCCGTCGAATTTGCGAGCAAGATCAGAACCTCGCTGGAAGCTGCCGGGATTACCGTGCAGGCTCCCGGCAAAACAACTGGACTGAACGCCTGA